Proteins from one Gasterosteus aculeatus chromosome 11, fGasAcu3.hap1.1, whole genome shotgun sequence genomic window:
- the LOC144384533 gene encoding nuclear GTPase SLIP-GC-like — protein MDDFVRDKLTEWGLCKWIEKFKEEEVDMGSFYCLDDQQIAKLIPKVGPQAKFKEKLFKEKNTVNPDTSDASAQVIPSTSGTSNKGKRKSDLQGESNQQQSPTKKQCLGKGPRSYSDEIILADVKEIMGCVLKKIPHQGNNLNNFLRRKIHDLKTDKREVVGVFGKTGAGKSSLINAVVGLKKFLPSGSISACTSVSIKVEANMQNSNYEAIIEFITKEEWEDELWFSKNFQREDEEDDSEYRDIVEKLSALYGEDWKEKSPDALMDEKYFKEIPEFLLSKKKIFTADEAKELPEQLIRYTRTNPDDAEDKGVRRWYWPLVKCVTIRVPNAHLLKHVTLVDLPGNGDTNKSRDKIWKMVIGSCSTIWIVADINRAASDKEAWDILKDACSYMGNGGQCNQIHFICTQCDRHSDADDTSEVGIRDFILKRNLQAKKEVKKEFNQLKEVKEHFSEEIFKVFTVSSVEFLNQKYLNKEQTEIPKLQEFLQELNDCHKETLNYLSGALGILSLIQGASRRGRADMKEDVCTILEKKMRDEFEKVHKQMEETYQAFEKCLSDGVEKSERSCVKVLESVIYPRRSGSGFHMTLKSLVKHNGIYKAKTNKNQKKRKQKNLNMALSSYLTESIDEKFKETFPNEVNCGPFNGKLNSFSLDTKRMKMNPEYKDVELQLEFLNAEEIKMKKKLIEIIRDRKKRIYSSLMTTVEESMQKCYDDAKGIRGTNLLRNIRETMKKHVHDSKNMFKNAKDIMLNQLGDLMNDILKDLKSTMQESIELSLKTDGYSIPDVSEELDKVKNHYKGLKGSAEED, from the exons ATGGATGATTTTGTTCGTGATAAATTAACTGAATGGGGTCTCTGCAAGTGGATAGAAAAGTTTAAAG aagaagaagttgaCATGGGAAGTTTTTACTGTCTGGATGATCAACAAATTGCCAAATTGATCCCGAAAGTGGGACCACAGGCAAAATTCAAGGAGAAGTTGTTTAAG GAGAAAAACACAGTAAATCCAGATACATCTGATGCATCTGCTCAA GTCATTCCGTCCACTAGTGGCACAAGTAATAAAG GTAAGAGAAAGTCTGATCTTCAGGGCGAGTCCAATCAACAGCAATCACCTACAAAGAAACAATGCCTTGGCAAAGGACCAAGATCCTACTCAG ACGAAATCATACTGGCTGATGTGAAAGAGATAATGGGATGTGTCCTAAAGAAAATACCTCACCAAGGCAACAATTTGAACAACTTCCTGAG GAGAAAAATCCATGATTTGAAGACCGACAAGAGGGAGGTGGTTGGTGTCTTCGGCAAAACCGGAGCTGGAAAGAGCTCTTTGATAAATGCCGTCGTTGGATTGAAGAAGTTCTTGCCCTCTGGAAGCATCAGTGCCTGTACATCAGTCTCGATTAAAGTGGAGGCTAACATGCAGAACTCAAACTACGAGGCGATCATTGAGTTTattacaaaagag GAGTGGGAAGATGAGTTGTGGTTCTCAAAAAACTTTCAGCGggaagatgaggaagatgacTCAGAATACAGGGACATTGTTGAAAAGCTGTCAGCCTTGTATGGAGAAGACTGGAAAGAAAAATCTCCTGATGCCCTCATGgatgaaaaatatttcaaagaGATTCCAGAATTTCTCCTTTCCAAGAAGAAGATTTTTACAGCTGATGAA GCCAAAGAGCTACCTGAACAATTAATCAGATACACAAGAACCAACCCAGATGACGCAGAAGATAAAGGCGTAAGGAGGTGGTATTGGCCACTAGTGAAGTGTGTGACCATCAGGGTGCCAAACGCTCATCTTCTTAAGCATGTCACACTCGTGGATCTTCCTGGAAATGGGGACACTAACAAGAGCAGAGACAAGATCTGGAAAATG GTCATTGGAAGTTGTTCCACTATCTGGATCGTGGCTGACATTAATCGAGCAGCATCAGACAAAGAAGCCTGGGATATCCTGAAAGATGCCTGCAGCTACATGGGAAATGGTGGCCAGTGTAATCAGATTCACTTCATCTGCACACAGTGTGATCGTCATTCAGATGCAGACGATAC TTCAGAAGTTGGTATTCGTGATTTCATCTTGAAAAGAAACCTTCaagcaaaaaaagaagtgaagaaAGAATTTAACCAACTAAAGGAGGTTAAG GAACACTTCAGTGAGGAAATTTTCAAAGTCTTCACAGTGAGCTCTGTAGAGTTTCTAAACCAGAAATATCTAAATAAAGAACAAACTG aaataccCAAACTTCAGGAGTTCCTGCAGGAGCTCAATGACTGTCACAAAGAGACGTTGAACTACTTGTCCGGAGCCCTCGGGATCCTTTCTCTGATTCAAGGGGCCAGCCGCAGAGGACGG GCTGATATGAAGGAAGATGTGTGCACAATCCTTGAAAAAAAGATGAGAGATGAATTTGAGAAAGTCCATAAACAAATGGAAGAAACTTACCAGGCTTTTGAAAAGTGCCTCAGTGACGGAGTTGAGAAATCTGAACGTTCCTGTGTAAAAGTCTTGGAGTCGGTGATATATCCT aGAAGGTCAGGAAGTGGTTTCCACATGACACTGAAGTCTTTAGTAAAGCACAACGGCATctacaaagcaaaaacaaacaaaaatcaaaaaaagaggaaacaaaaaaacctgAACATGGCGTTATCTTCATACCTGACTGAGAGCATCGATGAGAAATTCAAGGAGACCTTCCC AAATGAAGTCAATTGTGGACCATTCAACGGAAAACTCAATTCGTTTTCACTTGACACAAAGAGGATGAAAATGAATCCAGAGTACAAAGATGTGGAACTTCAACTGGAGTTTCTCAATGCAGAG GAAattaagatgaagaagaagctcaTCGAAATCATCCGCGACCGCAAGAAAAGGATCTACAGCAGTCTGATGACAACAGTTGAGGAATCAATGCAGAAATGCTATGACG ATGCAAAAGGAATTAGAGGAACTAACTTGCTGAGAAACATCAGGGAAACGATGAAGAAGCACGTTCATGATTCAAAAAACATGTTCAAGAATGCTAAAGACATCATGTTGAACCAGCTGGGAGACTTGATG AACGACATCCTGAAGGACCTGAAAAGCACAATGCAGGAATCAATCGAGCTGTCGCTCAAGACAGACGGTTACTCAATCCCAG ATGTTTCAGAGGAGCTTGATAAGGTGAAGAACCACTATAAAGGACTGAAGGGAAGCGCAGAAGAAGACTAG
- the ccp110 gene encoding centriolar coiled-coil protein of 110 kDa isoform X2, producing MRGCPEMEGYEEFCLRSLAVLQEEGLFKKTTSDPLWSLTALSTICFHGKPVLSPLLSAEQRSEMRDHRQKAVQLEVDRQNMQKKILMARVQGILDQAQAQKVPSEDAEKLPASKSTAVSGYTLITDSPGLPRDPGLQTNQQPCSEIPILNGYMAVKEVMTERVEKSEEEDEEEEEDISLDSLLKRSREYVKREQTQQESNVVHTVSRTPLPETISDKEKKSCSPMRDAGFQFGFSLHHSPIGQPQTQIQYKTFCDPSPQQSCCLSPPLPGRYARLPSPQSSTSPRAQKRKPRPVSTGNIHISFPIGPADLIPPSPVRSGVVAGMADWGEVPSPSGSLGSERDAVSSGNRRSSHCGTSPSQEPFRPISAAVFGTKGQLDHLAAGFRRRCHTLDGQLHNHHSGVEHVDRSQERVPRFMAGVTCMAPSWRTCGASFNKSCKVENPSPSPPCTASDLAQATLRMEADDPQETNNGRLTPTVLRNAAEAQANKTEETQRRALALEDMQRCLEEEHSLQMCLLLAEQEKEQQHLCLELEESDRRLKEHGCMRPLCKGACGSNLMSVRDSPSCPGLNLAHTPSESSLGHSTGFPSPVSSSVSSPSFQPPVYLWSPTWAGSKPRARLSLVLTAEQQRAFCRIGAVIRGFLTRRLLKTEKVKHLRQTIMDTQEFIRSFQTEAPQKRGPCSAQDRSLQERVRAQLRAALYDIHDIFFEMPLWDRLALLHQDRELRAERKLRDMKQKAKSPKERVVLSAATQRSLDRKKRVSESPSTARRKQQKPKSTSTNRVLKPSQGQNSAVPGQLNHQGSYRKSPEERVRRSDSLKKQHSLG from the exons ATGCGTGGGTGTCCAGAGATGGAAGGCTATGAGGAGTTCTGTCTGCGGAGTTTGGCTGTACTGCAGGAGGAAGGGCTTTTCAAGAAGACAACAAGTGACCCGTTGTGGTCCCTGACGGCTCTCTCTACGATTTGCTTTCATGGGAAACCGGTGCTGTCGCCACTG TTGAGTGCAGAGCAGCGTAGTGAGATGCGTGACCACAGACAGAAGGCGGTCCAGCTGGAGGTGGACAGGCAGAACATGCAGAAGAAAATCCTTATGGCCCGAGTTCAGGGTATCCTGGATCAAGCTCAG GCACAAAAAGTACCAAGTGAAGACGCTGAAAAGCTGCCAGCTTCTAAATCCACAGCGGTCAGTGGCTACACCTTGATCACAGACTCTCCTGGACTTCCTAGAGACCCTGGACTTCAGACAAATCAACAGCCATGCTCTGAGATTCCCATCCTTAATGGCTACATGGCGGTGAAGGAAGTGATGACGGAGAGGGTAGAGAAaagtgaggaggaagacgaggaagaagaggaggatatTAGTTTGGACAGTCTTCTTAAGAGATCAAGGGAGTATGTGAAGAGAGAGCAGACTCAGCAGGAGTCAAATGTTGTCCACACAGTCAGCAGGACTCCCCTGCCAGAGACCATCTCtgacaaggagaagaagagctgcAGTCCAATGAGGGACGCAGGTTTTCAGTTTGGATTCAGTCTGCACCATAGCCCCATTGGCCAACCTCAGACCCAAATCCAGTATAAGACATTCTGTGACCCCAGTCCCCAACAGTCCTGCTGCCTCTCGCCTCCTCTACCCGGCAGGTATGCTCGTCTCCCCAGCCCACAGTCCAGCACTAGCCCCCGTGCACAAAAACGTAAACCACGGCCAGTTTCTACAGGAAACATCCATATTTCCTTCCCCATCGGCCCAGCAGACCTTATCCCTCCAAGTCCTGTAAGATCAGGGGTAGTTGCTGGCATGGCAGATTGGGGAGAAGTCCCAAGTCCCAGCGGCTCATTGGGGAGTGAACGTGATGCTGTTAGCAGTGGCAATCGCCGATCCAGCCATTGTGGTACCAGTCCATCGCAGGAGCCCTTTAGACCCATTAGTGCCGCAGTGTTCGGCACAAAGGGACAGCTTGACCATCTGGCGGCAGGATTTCGCCGGCGCTGCCACACTTTGGACGGCCAACTGCATAACCACCACTCTGGAGTTGAGCACGTAGACCGCAGCCAGGAAAGGGTTCCTCGTTTCATGGCAGGAGTTACGTGTATGGCTCCAAGTTGGCGCACATGTGGAGCCTCCTTCAACAAGTCGTGTAAAGTAGAGAACCCCTCCCCATCTCCGCCCTGCACGGCTTCTGACTTGGCTCAGGCCACACTCAGAATGGAGGCTGATGACCCTCAAGAGACAAACAATGGAAGGCTCACACCAACTGTCCTCAGAAATGCAGCTGAAGCACAAGCCAACAAGACGG AGGAGACCCAGAGGCGAGCACTGGCTCTGGAGGACATGCAAAGGTGTCTGGAGGAGGAGCATTCCTTGCAGATGTGTCTCCTCCTGGCTGAGCAGGAGAAAGAGCAACAGCACCTCTGTCTG GAGCTCGAGGAGTCGGATAGAAGACTGAAGGAGCACGGGTGTATGCGGCCTTTGTGTAAGGGTGCTTGTGGGTCAAATTTGATGTCTGTGAGGGACAGCCCTTCCTGCCCAGGACTAAACCTTGCTCACACACCATCTGAGTCATCACTTGGACACAGTACAG GTTTTCCCAGTCCCGTGAGTTCCAGTGTGTCCTCGCCTTCGTTCCAGCCTCCCGTTTATCTGTGGAGTCCAACATGGGCAGGTAGCAAACCTCGAGCGAGGCTCAGTCTG GTTCTgacagcagagcagcagagagccTTCTGTCGGATTGGAGCCGTCATTCGTGGCTTCCTCACTCGCAGACTGCTCAAAACGGAGAAGGTCAAACACCTGCGACAGACCATCATG GATACACAGGAGTTCATCCGTTCATTCCAGACAGAAGCTCCACAGAAGAGAGGCCCCTGCTCAGCACAAGATCGctccctgcaggagagagtcAGAGCCCAG TTACGTGCGGCCTTATATGACATCCATGATATCTTCTTTGAAATGCCTCTCTGGGATCGATTAGCATTGCTGCATCAGGACAGGGAGCTacgagcagagaggaagctgcGAGACATG AAGCAGAAAGCCAAGAGCCCCAAGGAGAGAGTGGTTCTGTCTGCTGCCACACAGAGGTCtctggacagaaaaaaaag GGTCAGTGAATCCCCGTCCACAGCCAGAAGGAAGCAGCAGAAGCCAAAGAGCACGTCTACTAACAG AGTCCTGAAGCCTAGTCAAGGCCAAAACTCTGCTGTGCCGGGCCAGCTGAACCACCAGGG CTCCTACAGGAAGAGCCCAGAGGAGAGAGTGAGGCGCTCAGACAGCCTGAAGAAGCAGCACTCTCTTGGTTAA
- the ccp110 gene encoding centriolar coiled-coil protein of 110 kDa isoform X3: MRGCPEMEGYEEFCLRSLAVLQEEGLFKKTTSDPLWSLTALSTICFHGKPVLSPLLSAEQRSEMRDHRQKAVQLEVDRQNMQKKILMARVQGILDQAQAQKVPSEDAEKLPASKSTAVSGYTLITDSPGLPRDPGLQTNQQPCSEIPILNGYMAVKEVMTERVEKSEEEDEEEEEDISLDSLLKRSREYVKREQTQQESNVVHTVSRTPLPETISDKEKKSCSPMRDAGFQFGFSLHHSPIGQPQTQIQYKTFCDPSPQQSCCLSPPLPGRYARLPSPQSSTSPRAQKRKPRPVSTGNIHISFPIGPADLIPPSPVRSGVVAGMADWGEVPSPSGSLGSERDAVSSGNRRSSHCGTSPSQEPFRPISAAVFGTKGQLDHLAAGFRRRCHTLDGQLHNHHSGVEHVDRSQERVPRFMAGVTCMAPSWRTCGASFNKSCKVENPSPSPPCTASDLAQATLRMEADDPQETNNGRLTPTVLRNAAEAQANKTEETQRRALALEDMQRCLEEEHSLQMCLLLAEQEKEQQHLCLELEESDRRLKEHGCMRPLCKGACGSNLMSVRDSPSCPGLNLAHTPSESSLGHSTGFPSPVSSSVSSPSFQPPVYLWSPTWAGSKPRARLSLVLTAEQQRAFCRIGAVIRGFLTRRLLKTEKVKHLRQTIMDTQEFIRSFQTEAPQKRGPCSAQDRSLQERVRAQLRAALYDIHDIFFEMPLWDRLALLHQDRELRAERKLRDMKQKAKSPKERVVLSAATQRSLDRKKRVSESPSTARRKQQKPKSTSTNRVLKPSQGQNSAVPGQLNHQGKSPEERVRRSDSLKKQHSLG, translated from the exons ATGCGTGGGTGTCCAGAGATGGAAGGCTATGAGGAGTTCTGTCTGCGGAGTTTGGCTGTACTGCAGGAGGAAGGGCTTTTCAAGAAGACAACAAGTGACCCGTTGTGGTCCCTGACGGCTCTCTCTACGATTTGCTTTCATGGGAAACCGGTGCTGTCGCCACTG TTGAGTGCAGAGCAGCGTAGTGAGATGCGTGACCACAGACAGAAGGCGGTCCAGCTGGAGGTGGACAGGCAGAACATGCAGAAGAAAATCCTTATGGCCCGAGTTCAGGGTATCCTGGATCAAGCTCAG GCACAAAAAGTACCAAGTGAAGACGCTGAAAAGCTGCCAGCTTCTAAATCCACAGCGGTCAGTGGCTACACCTTGATCACAGACTCTCCTGGACTTCCTAGAGACCCTGGACTTCAGACAAATCAACAGCCATGCTCTGAGATTCCCATCCTTAATGGCTACATGGCGGTGAAGGAAGTGATGACGGAGAGGGTAGAGAAaagtgaggaggaagacgaggaagaagaggaggatatTAGTTTGGACAGTCTTCTTAAGAGATCAAGGGAGTATGTGAAGAGAGAGCAGACTCAGCAGGAGTCAAATGTTGTCCACACAGTCAGCAGGACTCCCCTGCCAGAGACCATCTCtgacaaggagaagaagagctgcAGTCCAATGAGGGACGCAGGTTTTCAGTTTGGATTCAGTCTGCACCATAGCCCCATTGGCCAACCTCAGACCCAAATCCAGTATAAGACATTCTGTGACCCCAGTCCCCAACAGTCCTGCTGCCTCTCGCCTCCTCTACCCGGCAGGTATGCTCGTCTCCCCAGCCCACAGTCCAGCACTAGCCCCCGTGCACAAAAACGTAAACCACGGCCAGTTTCTACAGGAAACATCCATATTTCCTTCCCCATCGGCCCAGCAGACCTTATCCCTCCAAGTCCTGTAAGATCAGGGGTAGTTGCTGGCATGGCAGATTGGGGAGAAGTCCCAAGTCCCAGCGGCTCATTGGGGAGTGAACGTGATGCTGTTAGCAGTGGCAATCGCCGATCCAGCCATTGTGGTACCAGTCCATCGCAGGAGCCCTTTAGACCCATTAGTGCCGCAGTGTTCGGCACAAAGGGACAGCTTGACCATCTGGCGGCAGGATTTCGCCGGCGCTGCCACACTTTGGACGGCCAACTGCATAACCACCACTCTGGAGTTGAGCACGTAGACCGCAGCCAGGAAAGGGTTCCTCGTTTCATGGCAGGAGTTACGTGTATGGCTCCAAGTTGGCGCACATGTGGAGCCTCCTTCAACAAGTCGTGTAAAGTAGAGAACCCCTCCCCATCTCCGCCCTGCACGGCTTCTGACTTGGCTCAGGCCACACTCAGAATGGAGGCTGATGACCCTCAAGAGACAAACAATGGAAGGCTCACACCAACTGTCCTCAGAAATGCAGCTGAAGCACAAGCCAACAAGACGG AGGAGACCCAGAGGCGAGCACTGGCTCTGGAGGACATGCAAAGGTGTCTGGAGGAGGAGCATTCCTTGCAGATGTGTCTCCTCCTGGCTGAGCAGGAGAAAGAGCAACAGCACCTCTGTCTG GAGCTCGAGGAGTCGGATAGAAGACTGAAGGAGCACGGGTGTATGCGGCCTTTGTGTAAGGGTGCTTGTGGGTCAAATTTGATGTCTGTGAGGGACAGCCCTTCCTGCCCAGGACTAAACCTTGCTCACACACCATCTGAGTCATCACTTGGACACAGTACAG GTTTTCCCAGTCCCGTGAGTTCCAGTGTGTCCTCGCCTTCGTTCCAGCCTCCCGTTTATCTGTGGAGTCCAACATGGGCAGGTAGCAAACCTCGAGCGAGGCTCAGTCTG GTTCTgacagcagagcagcagagagccTTCTGTCGGATTGGAGCCGTCATTCGTGGCTTCCTCACTCGCAGACTGCTCAAAACGGAGAAGGTCAAACACCTGCGACAGACCATCATG GATACACAGGAGTTCATCCGTTCATTCCAGACAGAAGCTCCACAGAAGAGAGGCCCCTGCTCAGCACAAGATCGctccctgcaggagagagtcAGAGCCCAG TTACGTGCGGCCTTATATGACATCCATGATATCTTCTTTGAAATGCCTCTCTGGGATCGATTAGCATTGCTGCATCAGGACAGGGAGCTacgagcagagaggaagctgcGAGACATG AAGCAGAAAGCCAAGAGCCCCAAGGAGAGAGTGGTTCTGTCTGCTGCCACACAGAGGTCtctggacagaaaaaaaag GGTCAGTGAATCCCCGTCCACAGCCAGAAGGAAGCAGCAGAAGCCAAAGAGCACGTCTACTAACAG AGTCCTGAAGCCTAGTCAAGGCCAAAACTCTGCTGTGCCGGGCCAGCTGAACCACCAGGG GAAGAGCCCAGAGGAGAGAGTGAGGCGCTCAGACAGCCTGAAGAAGCAGCACTCTCTTGGTTAA
- the ccp110 gene encoding centriolar coiled-coil protein of 110 kDa isoform X1, with protein MRGCPEMEGYEEFCLRSLAVLQEEGLFKKTTSDPLWSLTALSTICFHGKPVLSPLLSAEQRSEMRDHRQKAVQLEVDRQNMQKKILMARVQGILDQAQAQKVPSEDAEKLPASKSTAVSGYTLITDSPGLPRDPGLQTNQQPCSEIPILNGYMAVKEVMTERVEKSEEEDEEEEEDISLDSLLKRSREYVKREQTQQESNVVHTVSRTPLPETISDKEKKSCSPMRDAGFQFGFSLHHSPIGQPQTQIQYKTFCDPSPQQSCCLSPPLPGRYARLPSPQSSTSPRAQKRKPRPVSTGNIHISFPIGPADLIPPSPVRSGVVAGMADWGEVPSPSGSLGSERDAVSSGNRRSSHCGTSPSQEPFRPISAAVFGTKGQLDHLAAGFRRRCHTLDGQLHNHHSGVEHVDRSQERVPRFMAGVTCMAPSWRTCGASFNKSCKVENPSPSPPCTASDLAQATLRMEADDPQETNNGRLTPTVLRNAAEAQANKTEETQRRALALEDMQRCLEEEHSLQMCLLLAEQEKEQQHLCLELEESDRRLKEHGCMRPLCKGACGSNLMSVRDSPSCPGLNLAHTPSESSLGHSTGFPSPVSSSVSSPSFQPPVYLWSPTWAGSKPRARLSLVLTAEQQRAFCRIGAVIRGFLTRRLLKTEKVKHLRQTIMDTQEFIRSFQTEAPQKRGPCSAQDRSLQERVRAQLRAALYDIHDIFFEMPLWDRLALLHQDRELRAERKLRDMKQKAKSPKERVVLSAATQRSLDRKKRVSESPSTARRKQQKPKSTSTNRVLKPSQGQNSAVPGQLNHQGSSYRKSPEERVRRSDSLKKQHSLG; from the exons ATGCGTGGGTGTCCAGAGATGGAAGGCTATGAGGAGTTCTGTCTGCGGAGTTTGGCTGTACTGCAGGAGGAAGGGCTTTTCAAGAAGACAACAAGTGACCCGTTGTGGTCCCTGACGGCTCTCTCTACGATTTGCTTTCATGGGAAACCGGTGCTGTCGCCACTG TTGAGTGCAGAGCAGCGTAGTGAGATGCGTGACCACAGACAGAAGGCGGTCCAGCTGGAGGTGGACAGGCAGAACATGCAGAAGAAAATCCTTATGGCCCGAGTTCAGGGTATCCTGGATCAAGCTCAG GCACAAAAAGTACCAAGTGAAGACGCTGAAAAGCTGCCAGCTTCTAAATCCACAGCGGTCAGTGGCTACACCTTGATCACAGACTCTCCTGGACTTCCTAGAGACCCTGGACTTCAGACAAATCAACAGCCATGCTCTGAGATTCCCATCCTTAATGGCTACATGGCGGTGAAGGAAGTGATGACGGAGAGGGTAGAGAAaagtgaggaggaagacgaggaagaagaggaggatatTAGTTTGGACAGTCTTCTTAAGAGATCAAGGGAGTATGTGAAGAGAGAGCAGACTCAGCAGGAGTCAAATGTTGTCCACACAGTCAGCAGGACTCCCCTGCCAGAGACCATCTCtgacaaggagaagaagagctgcAGTCCAATGAGGGACGCAGGTTTTCAGTTTGGATTCAGTCTGCACCATAGCCCCATTGGCCAACCTCAGACCCAAATCCAGTATAAGACATTCTGTGACCCCAGTCCCCAACAGTCCTGCTGCCTCTCGCCTCCTCTACCCGGCAGGTATGCTCGTCTCCCCAGCCCACAGTCCAGCACTAGCCCCCGTGCACAAAAACGTAAACCACGGCCAGTTTCTACAGGAAACATCCATATTTCCTTCCCCATCGGCCCAGCAGACCTTATCCCTCCAAGTCCTGTAAGATCAGGGGTAGTTGCTGGCATGGCAGATTGGGGAGAAGTCCCAAGTCCCAGCGGCTCATTGGGGAGTGAACGTGATGCTGTTAGCAGTGGCAATCGCCGATCCAGCCATTGTGGTACCAGTCCATCGCAGGAGCCCTTTAGACCCATTAGTGCCGCAGTGTTCGGCACAAAGGGACAGCTTGACCATCTGGCGGCAGGATTTCGCCGGCGCTGCCACACTTTGGACGGCCAACTGCATAACCACCACTCTGGAGTTGAGCACGTAGACCGCAGCCAGGAAAGGGTTCCTCGTTTCATGGCAGGAGTTACGTGTATGGCTCCAAGTTGGCGCACATGTGGAGCCTCCTTCAACAAGTCGTGTAAAGTAGAGAACCCCTCCCCATCTCCGCCCTGCACGGCTTCTGACTTGGCTCAGGCCACACTCAGAATGGAGGCTGATGACCCTCAAGAGACAAACAATGGAAGGCTCACACCAACTGTCCTCAGAAATGCAGCTGAAGCACAAGCCAACAAGACGG AGGAGACCCAGAGGCGAGCACTGGCTCTGGAGGACATGCAAAGGTGTCTGGAGGAGGAGCATTCCTTGCAGATGTGTCTCCTCCTGGCTGAGCAGGAGAAAGAGCAACAGCACCTCTGTCTG GAGCTCGAGGAGTCGGATAGAAGACTGAAGGAGCACGGGTGTATGCGGCCTTTGTGTAAGGGTGCTTGTGGGTCAAATTTGATGTCTGTGAGGGACAGCCCTTCCTGCCCAGGACTAAACCTTGCTCACACACCATCTGAGTCATCACTTGGACACAGTACAG GTTTTCCCAGTCCCGTGAGTTCCAGTGTGTCCTCGCCTTCGTTCCAGCCTCCCGTTTATCTGTGGAGTCCAACATGGGCAGGTAGCAAACCTCGAGCGAGGCTCAGTCTG GTTCTgacagcagagcagcagagagccTTCTGTCGGATTGGAGCCGTCATTCGTGGCTTCCTCACTCGCAGACTGCTCAAAACGGAGAAGGTCAAACACCTGCGACAGACCATCATG GATACACAGGAGTTCATCCGTTCATTCCAGACAGAAGCTCCACAGAAGAGAGGCCCCTGCTCAGCACAAGATCGctccctgcaggagagagtcAGAGCCCAG TTACGTGCGGCCTTATATGACATCCATGATATCTTCTTTGAAATGCCTCTCTGGGATCGATTAGCATTGCTGCATCAGGACAGGGAGCTacgagcagagaggaagctgcGAGACATG AAGCAGAAAGCCAAGAGCCCCAAGGAGAGAGTGGTTCTGTCTGCTGCCACACAGAGGTCtctggacagaaaaaaaag GGTCAGTGAATCCCCGTCCACAGCCAGAAGGAAGCAGCAGAAGCCAAAGAGCACGTCTACTAACAG AGTCCTGAAGCCTAGTCAAGGCCAAAACTCTGCTGTGCCGGGCCAGCTGAACCACCAGGG GAGCTCCTACAGGAAGAGCCCAGAGGAGAGAGTGAGGCGCTCAGACAGCCTGAAGAAGCAGCACTCTCTTGGTTAA